In a genomic window of Helianthus annuus cultivar XRQ/B chromosome 10, HanXRQr2.0-SUNRISE, whole genome shotgun sequence:
- the LOC110882266 gene encoding early nodulin-75-like — protein MALSAAPGPAHDFEFDHEVDDDFDPIFPPDFDPDQEIEFIHLEQPLEAPVDPIDPLFDMPADFDMDLVDPEPVVAPEPVAAPDPALEHDLVHDDAPAIAPLVDDIPIADPPVVAPPLVDDPVVDAPLPAPVPVLFDRAPFAAHIDPRYADTHNGWIDDDYPPFVFPVTPSVAPVLAPPDIPLFPPHTTDAHRTDLPITFL, from the coding sequence ATGGCGTTGTCAGCTGCACCCGGTCCCGCACATGACTTCGAGTTTGACCACGAGGTTGACGATGATTTTGATCCTATCTTTCCCCCTGATTTCGATCCTGACCAGGAGATCGAGTTCATTCACTTGGAACAGCCTTTAGAGGCGCCCGTAGATCCTATTGATCCTTTGTTTGACATGCCagctgattttgatatggatcTTGTTGACCCGGAGCCTGTCGTGGCCCCAGAGCCTGTAGCTGCTCCTGATCCTGCACTAGAGCATGACCTTGTTCATGACGATGCACCAGCCATTGCACCTcttgttgatgatatacccatTGCTGACCCACCAGTTGTTGCACCACCGTTGGTGGATGATCCTGTCGTTGATGCGCCGTTACCTGCTCCCGTGCCGGTACTGtttgaccgtgcaccttttgctgcTCATATAGATCCACGATATGCCGACACCCACAACGGGTGGATCGATGACGATTACCCACCATTTGTGTTTCCTGTTACACCTTCAGTAGCCCCCGTTTTAGCACCCCCTGACATCCCGTTGTTTCCCCCACACACCACAGACGCACACCGCACTGATCTCCCTATTACGTTCCTCTAG